The sequence CCACGTGGGCGCCGCCGGTTACCAGGATGACCTCGTGGTCTTTGAGGGCCTTGACGATTTCCAGGGACCGGAACATGTGGCCCACGCCGAGCACGTGCTGGCAGTAGAAGACGATGCGCATTACAACTCCATGTTCAACTCGCCCAGGGCGAGTTCGTTATCGATACATTCGATGCGGTGCAGCCGATAAGGCAGATATTCCACGGGATCGCCCGGCATGAATTCCGAACCGGACAGGGCGTGGGCCAGACAGCGCAATACCCCGTTATGGGTGACCACAAGCACGGATTGTCCCGGATGTTCGGCGGCGAAGTCTATGAGCGCGTCACAGGCGCGGAAGAGCACCTCGTCCCGGCTTTCTCCACCGTCGGGCCGGAAACCAAACCCCTTGTATTCCTCTCTGCCCACTTCCTTGCGCATCTTCTTGAGATCGTCCTTGGTCAGGCCGGTCCACTTGCCCCAGTCCTGCTCGCCGAGACGCTCGTCCTCGAACATGGGCAGCCCCAGAAGCTCGTTGACCAGAGAACCGGTCTCCCTGGCCCGCGAGAGCGTGCTGGTCAGAATGCAGTCAAAGCCCTCACCTGCCAGGGACTGGCCCCATTTTCGGGCCATGTCGCGGCCCTCGTCACAAAGCGGAATATCG is a genomic window of uncultured Pseudodesulfovibrio sp. containing:
- a CDS encoding histidine phosphatase family protein produces the protein MTTFFCMRHGLTEWNRESRIQGNSDIPLCDEGRDMARKWGQSLAGEGFDCILTSTLSRARETGSLVNELLGLPMFEDERLGEQDWGKWTGLTKDDLKKMRKEVGREEYKGFGFRPDGGESRDEVLFRACDALIDFAAEHPGQSVLVVTHNGVLRCLAHALSGSEFMPGDPVEYLPYRLHRIECIDNELALGELNMEL